From a region of the Carettochelys insculpta isolate YL-2023 chromosome 29, ASM3395843v1, whole genome shotgun sequence genome:
- the COLGALT1 gene encoding procollagen galactosyltransferase 1 isoform X2: MAPAAGLALLLLLLLLGTGGAYFPEERWSPESPLQAPRVLIALLARNAAHSLPATLGALERLRHPKERTALWVATDHNIDNTTAVLREWLINMQTLYHSVEWRPMEEPRSYPDEEGPKHWSNSRYEHVMKLRQAALKSARDMWADYILFVDADNLLTNPDTLGLLMAENKTVVAPMLESRAAYSNFWCGMTSQGYYKRTPAYIPIRKRDRHGCFAVPMVHSTFLIDLRKEASRDLAFYPPHPDYTWSFDDIIVFAFSCKQAVKNSPVEPSQYLSIPPKIPDKMGFDEVFMINLKRRADRRERMLHTLYEQQIDCKIIEAIDGKAMNSSQVEAMGIQMLPGYKDPYHGRPLTKGELGCFLSHYKIWQEIVERRLAKSVVFEDDLRFEIFFKRRLMNLVYDLEEEELDWDLIYIGRKRMQVEHPEKSVPHVRNLVEADYSYWTLAYVISLQGAQKLLAAEPLSKMLPVDEFLPVMFDKHPVSEYKEHFANRNLLAFSVEPLLVYPTHYTGDNGYISDTETSVVWNNERVKTDWDRAKSQKMKEQQELSKEAKNSDVLQSPLDSTARDEL; the protein is encoded by the exons ATGGCGCCGGCCGCTGGGCTAgcgctgctgctgttgctgctgctgctgggtacgGGCGGCGCCTACTTCCCCGAGGAGCGATGGAGCCCAGAGTCGCCGCTGCAGGCGCCGCGGGTGCTGATCGCTCTGCTGGCCCGGAACGCGGCGCACTCGCTGCCGGCGACGTTGGGGGCGCTAGAGCGGCTGCGGCACCCGAAGGAGCGGACTGCGCTGTG GGTGGCAACAGACCACAACATTGACAACACGACGGCTGTACTACGAGAGTGGCTGATAAACATGCAGACCTTGTATCACTCTGTGGAGTGGAGGCCCATGGAGGAGCCCAG GTCCTATCCAGACGAGGAAGGACCAAAGCACTGGTCAAATTCTCGCTATGAGCACGTGATGAAGCTCAGACAAGCAGCCTTGAAATCTGCTAGGGACATGTGGGCTGACTACATCTTG TTTGTGGATGCAGATAATCTCCTGACAAACCCAGACACTCTGGGGCTGCTGATGGCAGAGAACAAGACCGTAGTGGCACCGATGTTGGAATCTCGTGCTGCCTATTCTAACTTCTGGTGTGGAATGACCTCACAG GGTTATTACAAACGCACTCCTGCCTACATTCCCATTCGAAAACGAGATCGTCATGGCTGCTTTGCTGTCCCTATGGTGCACTCCACTTTCCTGATTGACTTGCGGAAAGAGGCCTCCCGGGACCTTGCCTTCTACCCACCACATCCAGACTACACCTGGTCTTTTGATGATATCATTGTCTTTGCATTTTCCTGCAAGCAGGCAG TGAAGAACTCTCCAGTGGAACCTTCACAATACCTGTCCATCCCACCCAAGATCCCTGACAAGATGGGGTTTGATGAG GTTTTCATGATTAATTTAAAGCGCAGAGCAGATCGACGAGAGCGAATGCTGCATACACTGTACGAGCAGCAGATTGACTGCAAAATCATTGAGGCCATAGATGGAAA AGCCATGAACAGCAGTCAGGTGGAAGCCATGGGGATTCAGATGCTTCCAGGATATAAAGATCCATACCATGGCCGTCCGCTTACCAAAGGAGAACTGGGCTGCTTCCTAAGTCACTACAAAATCTGGCAGGAG ATTGTGGAGAGACGACTGGCGAAATCAGTTGTGTTTGAGGATGACCTGCGGTTTGAAATATTCTTTAAACGACGGCTGATGAATCTGGTGTATGACCTGGAAGAAGAAGAACTGGATTGGGATCTTAT TTACATTGGGAGGAAACGAATGCAGGTGGAGCACCCAGAGAAGTCTGTGCCTCATGTGCGGAACCTGGTGGAGGCAGATTATTCCTACTGGACTCTAGCCTATGTGATTTCACTGCAGGGTGCACAGAAGCTGCTGGCGGCTGAGCCACTCTCCAAGATGTTACCCGTGGATGAATTCCTTCCTGTCATGTTTGACAAACACCCTGT CTCTGAATACAAGGAACATTTTGCAAATCGGAATTTGCTGGCCTTCTCAGTGGAACCGTTACTGGTTTACCCAACACATTATACTGGTGATAATGGCTACATCAGTGACACTGAGACCTCTGTGGTTTGGAATAATGAGAGAGTAAAAACTGACTGGGACCGTGCCAAATCCCAGAAAATGAAAGAACAGCAGGAGCTAAGCAAGGAGGCCAAGAACTCAGATGTGCTCCAGTCACCTCTCGACAGTACGGCTCGGGATGAGCTATGA
- the LOC142002973 gene encoding uncharacterized protein LOC142002973 yields MAAQQPPQHPQGTPPKGSQGSQQSQRTKQYGKRQRGPSWTEAEMWDLLGLWSEEEVLQVVGSKRRNVDAFARLADGLAARGHPACTPDHVRSKVKELRQGYAWARDAASRSGAAPVTCPFYRELRDILGSRHTSPPPATLDTSADEPQQALQPGSGPEVSPAPRGSPPEAIPGTSRQGEEEEEEGGSSSTDSSLQILLLPSRSSSRASDPRGSPDRGSGPTGPEESAGEASVVPETPPGPSLQGSPSAEEPPAPRRARRRTPRLLPAVATDPQLLAIHRRQLEVSERQLEVSQQYIRLQEQALAWRRESWGALVDTVNRLVDFLAPHAAPAAPPPAMAAPAAPPPAAPAAAGPSAVAPPPPREGHRAEGPLEPPETRRRRYVPVEPAPTQPRTRLQARRSSRPGTPTGGL; encoded by the exons atggctgcccagcagcccccccagcacccccaggggaccccccccaagggcagccagggcagccagcagagccagaggaccaagcagtatgggaagcggcagcggggcccctcttggacggaggccgagatgtgggacctgctggggctctggagcgaggaggaggtgctccaggtagtggggagcaagagacggaatgtggatgcgttcgctcggctggccgacggcctggctgcccggggtcaccctgcctgcactcctgaccatgtgcgcagcaaggtgaaggagctgcggcagggttacgcctgggcccgggatgcggccagccgatctggggccgccccagtcacttgccccttttacagggagctcagggacatcctgggctcccggcacacctccccccctccggccacccttgacacttcggctgacgagccccagcaggccctgcagccgggctccggcccggaggtaagccccgcaccccgggggtcccccccggaggccatccccgggacatcacggcagggggaggaggaggaggaggaggggggctcctcctccaccgattccagcctgcagatcctcctcctgccatcccggagcagcagcagggcctccgacccccggggatctccggaccgtgggagcggacccacag gaccggaagagagcgccggcgaggcgtcggtcgtcccggagactcctccgggaccctcgctccagggtagcccctcggccgaggaaccaccggccccgcggagggcaagacggcggaccccgcgcctactaccggcggtggccacagacccccagctgctggccatccatcgccggcagctggaggtgtcggagcggcagctggaggtgtcgcagcagtacatccggctgcaggagcaggcgctggcctggcgccgagagtcatggggggcccttgtggacactgtcaaccgcctggttgatttcctggccccccatgccgcgccggccgcgccaccgcctgccatggccgctcctgcagccccaccaccggctgctccagccgccgccggcccgtccgccgtcgccccaccacctccccgcgagggccaccgcgccgagggacccctggagccacccgagactcgccggcgccgatatgttccggtggagcccgctcccacccagccgcggaccagactgcaggcccgccggagctcccggccgggaacgcccactgggggcctgtag
- the COLGALT1 gene encoding procollagen galactosyltransferase 1 isoform X1 — MAPAAGLALLLLLLLLGTGGAYFPEERWSPESPLQAPRVLIALLARNAAHSLPATLGALERLRHPKERTALWVATDHNIDNTTAVLREWLINMQTLYHSVEWRPMEEPRSYPDEEGPKHWSNSRYEHVMKLRQAALKSARDMWADYILFVDADNLLTNPDTLGLLMAENKTVVAPMLESRAAYSNFWCGMTSQGYYKRTPAYIPIRKRDRHGCFAVPMVHSTFLIDLRKEASRDLAFYPPHPDYTWSFDDIIVFAFSCKQAEIQMFVCNKEVYGFLPVPLRAHSTMQDEVESFMHVQLEIMVKNSPVEPSQYLSIPPKIPDKMGFDEVFMINLKRRADRRERMLHTLYEQQIDCKIIEAIDGKAMNSSQVEAMGIQMLPGYKDPYHGRPLTKGELGCFLSHYKIWQEIVERRLAKSVVFEDDLRFEIFFKRRLMNLVYDLEEEELDWDLIYIGRKRMQVEHPEKSVPHVRNLVEADYSYWTLAYVISLQGAQKLLAAEPLSKMLPVDEFLPVMFDKHPVSEYKEHFANRNLLAFSVEPLLVYPTHYTGDNGYISDTETSVVWNNERVKTDWDRAKSQKMKEQQELSKEAKNSDVLQSPLDSTARDEL; from the exons ATGGCGCCGGCCGCTGGGCTAgcgctgctgctgttgctgctgctgctgggtacgGGCGGCGCCTACTTCCCCGAGGAGCGATGGAGCCCAGAGTCGCCGCTGCAGGCGCCGCGGGTGCTGATCGCTCTGCTGGCCCGGAACGCGGCGCACTCGCTGCCGGCGACGTTGGGGGCGCTAGAGCGGCTGCGGCACCCGAAGGAGCGGACTGCGCTGTG GGTGGCAACAGACCACAACATTGACAACACGACGGCTGTACTACGAGAGTGGCTGATAAACATGCAGACCTTGTATCACTCTGTGGAGTGGAGGCCCATGGAGGAGCCCAG GTCCTATCCAGACGAGGAAGGACCAAAGCACTGGTCAAATTCTCGCTATGAGCACGTGATGAAGCTCAGACAAGCAGCCTTGAAATCTGCTAGGGACATGTGGGCTGACTACATCTTG TTTGTGGATGCAGATAATCTCCTGACAAACCCAGACACTCTGGGGCTGCTGATGGCAGAGAACAAGACCGTAGTGGCACCGATGTTGGAATCTCGTGCTGCCTATTCTAACTTCTGGTGTGGAATGACCTCACAG GGTTATTACAAACGCACTCCTGCCTACATTCCCATTCGAAAACGAGATCGTCATGGCTGCTTTGCTGTCCCTATGGTGCACTCCACTTTCCTGATTGACTTGCGGAAAGAGGCCTCCCGGGACCTTGCCTTCTACCCACCACATCCAGACTACACCTGGTCTTTTGATGATATCATTGTCTTTGCATTTTCCTGCAAGCAGGCAG AAATCCAGATGTTTGTATGCAACAAAGAGGTTTATGGCTTCCTGCCAGTGCCACTGAGAGCCCACAGCACCATGCAGGATGAGGTGGAAAGCTTCATGCATGTGCAGCTGGAGATTATGG TGAAGAACTCTCCAGTGGAACCTTCACAATACCTGTCCATCCCACCCAAGATCCCTGACAAGATGGGGTTTGATGAG GTTTTCATGATTAATTTAAAGCGCAGAGCAGATCGACGAGAGCGAATGCTGCATACACTGTACGAGCAGCAGATTGACTGCAAAATCATTGAGGCCATAGATGGAAA AGCCATGAACAGCAGTCAGGTGGAAGCCATGGGGATTCAGATGCTTCCAGGATATAAAGATCCATACCATGGCCGTCCGCTTACCAAAGGAGAACTGGGCTGCTTCCTAAGTCACTACAAAATCTGGCAGGAG ATTGTGGAGAGACGACTGGCGAAATCAGTTGTGTTTGAGGATGACCTGCGGTTTGAAATATTCTTTAAACGACGGCTGATGAATCTGGTGTATGACCTGGAAGAAGAAGAACTGGATTGGGATCTTAT TTACATTGGGAGGAAACGAATGCAGGTGGAGCACCCAGAGAAGTCTGTGCCTCATGTGCGGAACCTGGTGGAGGCAGATTATTCCTACTGGACTCTAGCCTATGTGATTTCACTGCAGGGTGCACAGAAGCTGCTGGCGGCTGAGCCACTCTCCAAGATGTTACCCGTGGATGAATTCCTTCCTGTCATGTTTGACAAACACCCTGT CTCTGAATACAAGGAACATTTTGCAAATCGGAATTTGCTGGCCTTCTCAGTGGAACCGTTACTGGTTTACCCAACACATTATACTGGTGATAATGGCTACATCAGTGACACTGAGACCTCTGTGGTTTGGAATAATGAGAGAGTAAAAACTGACTGGGACCGTGCCAAATCCCAGAAAATGAAAGAACAGCAGGAGCTAAGCAAGGAGGCCAAGAACTCAGATGTGCTCCAGTCACCTCTCGACAGTACGGCTCGGGATGAGCTATGA